One part of the Helicoverpa armigera isolate CAAS_96S chromosome 3, ASM3070526v1, whole genome shotgun sequence genome encodes these proteins:
- the LOC110377523 gene encoding deoxynucleoside kinase: MRRFFVSQLVRIKGHVRPYHKMNTMNTKPFTVFVEGNIGSGKTTFLEHFRRFEDITLLTEPVEEWRNLKGWNLLDLMYKEPSKWAMTFQSYVSLTMLDMHRKPSPTPVKLMERSLYSARYCFVEHMMRSGTLHPAEFAVLDEWFRFIMNQIHIDADLIVYLKTTPSVVYERIKKRARSEEQCVPLSYIEELHKLHEDWLINREHAECPAPVLVLDADLDLSQITEEYKKSEHQILRKAVDVVMNSPNKLSPKKPITTSPIHIVPQRRIL; the protein is encoded by the exons ATGCGAAGGTTCTTTGTCAGTCAGTTAGTTAGAATTAAAG GTCACGTAAGGCCCTATCACAAAATGAACACAATGAATACCAAGCCGTTTACTGTATTCGTCGAGGGAAATATTGGCAGCGgcaaaacaacatttttggaACATTTTCGTAGATTTGAAGACATCACGTTATTGACGGAGCCTGTTGAAGAATGGAGGAACTTGAAGGGATGGAACCTACTG GACCTAATGTACAAGGAGCCATCCAAATGGGCAATGACATTTCAATCTTACGTGTCTCTCACAATGTTGGACATGCATCGCAAGCCCTCTCCTACACCAGTTAAGTTGATGGAACGTTCCCTGTATAGCGCTCGGTACTGCTTCGTAGAGCATATGATGAGGAGTGGGACATTACATCCAGCTGAGTTTGCCGTCCTGGACGAATGGTTCAGATTCATTATGAATCAAATTCATATTGATGCTGATCTTATTG TATACCTGAAGACTACTCCCTCAGTAGTCTATGAGAGGATAAAGAAAAGGGCAAGGTCAGAGGAGCAGTGTGTGCCACTGTCCTACATAGAGGAACTACACAAACTACATGAAGACTGGCTTATTAATAGGGAACATGCTGAATGTCCTGCCCCT gTTTTAGTGTTAGATGCTGACTTGGATCTGTCTCAAATAACAGAAGAGTACAAAAAGAGTGAGCACCAAATATTAAGAAAAGCTGTTGACGTGGTGATGAATTCACCAAATAAACTCAGCCCAAAGAAACCCATCACAACTTCTCCAATACACATAGTACCTCAAAGAAGAATATTATAA